One stretch of Bombina bombina isolate aBomBom1 chromosome 7, aBomBom1.pri, whole genome shotgun sequence DNA includes these proteins:
- the LOC128636729 gene encoding olfactory receptor 1G1-like produces the protein MYLLAVLGNLTITTAVCMVSQLHTPMYFFLCNLSVEDIVYVSTVLPKLLVTTVTGDTRISLSSCIVQIFFFALCVSVEFLLLSFMAYDRYVAICIPLHYILIMNKMMCILLATSTWFLGTTASLFLTFMVTNLTFCDVQDINHFFCDPQTVIKISCSDTTNILIFTSIAGMLVGCCPFILIITSYIYIIATILKIQTSGGRSKMFSSCSSHLTVVILFYGTSLSMNMKPKSENSQKLDTILSLLYIAVVPVLNPLVYSLRNREVIKAMEKCFTKIITF, from the coding sequence ATGTATCTGCTGGCTGTGCTTGGTAACCTAACGATTACTACAGCTGTGTGCATGGTGTCTCAACTTCACACACCAATGTATTTCTTCCTGTGCAATCTGTCAGTTGAAGACATTGTGTACGTCTCTACGGTTTTGCCCAAATTACTGGTCACCACTGTCACCGGAGATACCAGAATTTCTTTGTCAAGCTGTATTGTACAGATCTTTTTCTTTGCATTATGTGTTTCTGTAGAATTTTTATTATTGTCTTTCATGGCTTATGATCGCTATGTGGCTATATGTATTCCTCTGCATTATATACTCATTATGAACAAAATGATGTGTATCCTTTTAGCAACCTCCACCTGGTTTCTTGGAACCACTGCatcattatttttaacttttatggtTACTAACTTGACATTCTGTGATGTACAAGACATTAACCATTTCTTCTGTGATCCCCAAACTGTGATAAAGATCTCTTGCAGTGACACCACAAACATTCTAATATTTACAAGTATTGCTGGTATGTTAGTGGGATGTTGTCCTTTTATACTCATTATAACCTCCTATATCTATATCATAGCAACCATCCTGAAGATTCAGACCTCAGGAGGAAGAAGCAAGATGTTCTCCAGTTGTTCCTCACATCTCACGgttgtcattttattttatggGACTTCTCTAAGTATGAACATGAAACCAAAGTCTGAAAATTCACAGAAACTAGATACAATCCTCTCCTTACTGTATATTGCTGTGGTTCCAGTGTTAAATCCACTAGTCTATAGCTTAAGAAATAGAGAGGTTATAAAAGCCAtggaaaaatgtttcacaaaaatcaTTACATTTTAG